The following nucleotide sequence is from Vicinamibacteria bacterium.
AGATTCGCGGCCACCGCGTAGGGGTTGGCGAGGAAGGCGAAAAAGAGGAGCGCGGCCGTGGAATCGGAGGCGGTGCAGTCGCGGGTGATCAGGAACAGGGCATAGGCGCCCAGGACGAGGGCCGTCACGTGGAGGGCCAGGAAGAAGAGCAAGCTGTTGAATGGCTGCACCAGCGCGGCCAGCAGGTAGAGAAAGGGAGCGAAATGGACCTTTGCCTGCAGCCCATTCGTGAAGACGTTTTGGAGCTTGACGTATATGGAGCCGTGGTCGTGCCACTCGAGTTGGAGGGTGGCGTAGGCGAGGTACAGAGGCACCCCGGCTATGGCAAAGCCAGCCAGGAGCATCAATGGGATCTTCCCTCTCATGGGGCTGCCCATCGTACACGCCAGACCGCCCGTCTACCCTGAAGGACAAAAAAGACGGGACCGCAGAGCTACAAGCGAACGGAGCCGGCCCAATACCGGACATGCAGGGCCCTGGATGTGGATTCGGCGAAGATTGCAATAGCGGGGGGGGGGAGCCAGAAGGTGATACGCGATTCCGGGCAAGATCCCGACCTCTCGAAGCGCGGTATGTCGAGCAGGATCACAGGAGGGGCAACGTCGTCGTTACCGTCAGCCACGAGCGCGAGAGCGTTGGTGAAAGAACTGTCCGTGTCTGAACGCGAGCATGAGACGTGGTGAGACCTGATCCCGCTTGTGCAAGTGCGGTCGCTGCGCTCGAGGAGGACCCGTTCTACCGCTCGATCTGTGCCGGGTATGTGCAGGACGCCCGTCGCCGCCGCGCGGTCTTGGCGCAGTACTTCGCCTACTCGATCCAAGAGGGCAAAGACCTCGGGCGCTGTGTTCATCTCGCCGACCAAGGGCGTGGCGTTGCCGTATGGCTGCTGCCGCAGACTCCAGACGTTCGATCGCGTGCGGCGGAGAGGAAGCGCGAGTTCTTGGAGACGACCCTCGGCGCGCAGGGCTGCGCCAACTACTATCGCATCGTCGCCTTCATGAGCGCCAAGGCCGCGAGGGTCGTGGGAGATGATGCGTGGTATCTCTCGATCGTCGCTGTCGATCCTGCCGCTCAAGGGCAGGGGCTCGGCCGGAACCTGTTGGAACCGACCATTGCCGAGGCCGATCGCGTCTCTGTCACCTGCTACCTAGAGACGTTCAGTCCCCGAAACCCCTCCTTCTACGAGCGCCTGGGCTTTGCGACGGCGGCGCGATTTGGGGAACCGACCACGGGCGCGGACTACGCGGTGATGGTCCGCCAACCCCGCGCGCCAGGGGGACCCCGCGGGCGTTAGGCGGACGGGCGCCGGGCCGGCCGGAAGCGGACGTCAACCTGATGTCTCTGGACCCTGCGTCGGCCGGAGCCCTCCCTCGCCATCGTGCGGATCACTTCCCCCTCATGGCCACCACCTGCATGACCCACGGGCCGCCACCCCCCAAAGGCGCTGTGGCAGAGTAGCTGCCGATCGTGGAAACGACTCGATCTTCGGCGAGGTCCCCGTCGGGCGTCGTGACTACGCGGCTCTTCCATCCGGTACCAGCGCCCGCCGTCCAAGTCGCCACGGTGTTGGCAGCGAAAAGCAAATCCGGCGCATGGGTGGTGACGACGGCGGGTGTGCTGCTCGTCGTAGCCGTGCCCGTGGCCGCGGCGGTGACGTCCACCGGGCTGACGGTGTCCAGCCCGCTGTACTCGAGGACGCGGATGTCAGGGTAGTTGGCGGCGAGGGTAAAGGCCACAGTGACGGCGTTGGCGCCGGCCGCCGCCCCGGCGATGTTTCGCGCGTAGTAGATCGATTGCGTGAGGGTGCCGGCGAAGGCCGTGGGGCCCACCGCCAACTGATATGGATTTCCCTTGGTGTCCGTCACCGAGGCCACCTGCGCTTTCGTGTCGTTCCAGCCCACGACCACCAAGTTCAGGTTCCCGGCGGATTGCGCCGCGCTGAAGGCCACACGCACGGCACTCACCGGCGCCTGCGGAGTCGCGTAGTTCTTCTGCACGAAAGCGATAGCACGGGACGTCGTCGCCGCGCTGGCGGTAGTGGAATACGACGAATCGCCGGCTGCGTTGGTTGCGCGGGCGCGATAGAAGTAAGTGGTGGAGGCACTTAGGCCGATATCGGAGTAGCTAACGGCGGTGGCGCCGGCGACGGTGATCTGGGTGAAGGTGGCGTTGTCGATCGAGCGCTCGACCTTGACGCCGGTCTGGGTAGTCGAGGTATTCGCCCAGGAGAGGTTGATCTGGCCGCTGCCGGCGGCCGCCGCTACGAGGTTGGTTGGAGCAGTTGGTGGCGGCAGGGGCGCCAGTGTGGCGACGCTAGCGGCGGCGGAATACGGCGAATCGCCAGACACGTTCGTGGCGCGCACGCGATAAGAATACGTGGTCGATGAGTTGAGGCCGGTATCGGAGTAGCTGACGGCGGTGGCGCCGGCGATGGTGATCTGGGTAAAGGTGACGTTGTCGACGGAACGCTCGACCTTGACGCCCGTCTGGGAGGTCCCGGTGTTGGTCCAGGACAGGTTGATCTGACCGGTGCTGGCCGCCGTGGCGGTGAGGTTGGTTGGCGCCGTGGGCGGCGGCGGCAGGACGGCCCAGTTGGCGGAGACCACAACGTTAGCGAGAGTGGCTCCGGTGGTCGAAAGGGAGGTGTCCACGAGCAGGGGGTAGCTCGCAGCCGTGCTCGTGTAGAGAAGCACCCCGTTCCGCCGGTAGGTCACAACTCCCGACTCGACCGCCACCCGCACCACGTCGCCGGTGGCGTAGGTCCCGAAGGATCCCCGGCTGACCCCCATCTCGTAGACCTGGAGCGCGCCGCTCGAGGCCAGGTATGCGGCAAACCCAATGGAGGTGTAGTTCTGGTCGACGTCTCTGGTGCTGAGCCCCAGCATTCGGTCGCTGCTGGTCTCGCTCACCGTGAGTTCCACGTACCCGTCCCCAGACAGGAGGGCCGTGGTAGAGGACGCTCCTGCATTCCATCCCGCCGTGGCGGTCTTGGTCAGGCTGTTGCCAGCGACGCTCACCCCCACCGCGTTCGT
It contains:
- a CDS encoding GNAT family N-acetyltransferase; translated protein: MRPDPACASAVAALEEDPFYRSICAGYVQDARRRRAVLAQYFAYSIQEGKDLGRCVHLADQGRGVAVWLLPQTPDVRSRAAERKREFLETTLGAQGCANYYRIVAFMSAKAARVVGDDAWYLSIVAVDPAAQGQGLGRNLLEPTIAEADRVSVTCYLETFSPRNPSFYERLGFATAARFGEPTTGADYAVMVRQPRAPGGPRGR
- a CDS encoding fibronectin type III domain-containing protein, which produces KLDGANLGAEVTTSPYSILWATAGVANGAHTLTAVARDTANNTATSSSVTVTVSNAPPPTLSINDVSVNQAASGTTNAVFTVTLSAASAQTVTVVYGTATAGTDYVATAGNLSFSPGTTAQTIAVQISGDPTPEANETFVVNLSAPAGATIAKAQGTGTIVGPPAQKVVWTNAVGVSVAGNSLTKTATAGWNAGASSTTALLSGDGYVELTVSETSSDRMLGLSTRDVDQNYTSIGFAAYLASSGALQVYEMGVSRGSFGTYATGDVVRVAVESGVVTYRRNGVLLYTSTAASYPLLVDTSLSTTGATLANVVVSANWAVLPPPPTAPTNLTATAASTGQINLSWTNTGTSQTGVKVERSVDNVTFTQITIAGATAVSYSDTGLNSSTTYSYRVRATNVSGDSPYSAAASVATLAPLPPPTAPTNLVAAAAGSGQINLSWANTSTTQTGVKVERSIDNATFTQITVAGATAVSYSDIGLSASTTYFYRARATNAAGDSSYSTTASAATTSRAIAFVQKNYATPQAPVSAVRVAFSAAQSAGNLNLVVVGWNDTKAQVASVTDTKGNPYQLAVGPTAFAGTLTQSIYYARNIAGAAAGANAVTVAFTLAANYPDIRVLEYSGLDTVSPVDVTAAATGTATTSSTPAVVTTHAPDLLFAANTVATWTAGAGTGWKSRVVTTPDGDLAEDRVVSTIGSYSATAPLGGGGPWVMQVVAMRGK